From Gossypium arboreum isolate Shixiya-1 unplaced genomic scaffold, ASM2569848v2 Contig00229, whole genome shotgun sequence, the proteins below share one genomic window:
- the LOC128288525 gene encoding photosystem II protein D1, giving the protein MTAILERRESESLWGRFCNWITSTENRLYIGWFGVLMIPTLLTATSVFIIAFIAAPPVDIDGIREPVSGSLLYGNNIISGAIIPTSAAIGLHFYPIWEAASVDEWLYNGGPYELIVLHFLLGVACYMGREWELSFRLGMRPWIAVAYSAPVAAATAVFLIYPIGQGSFSDGMPLGISGTFNFMIVFQAEHNILMHPFHMLGVAGVFGGSLFSAMHGSLVTSSLIRETTENESANEGYRFGQEEETYNIVAAHGYFGRLIFQYASFNNSRSLHFFLAAWPVVGIWFTALGISTMAFNLNGFNFNQSVVDSQGRVINTWADIINRANLGMEVMHERNAHNFPLDLAAIEAPSTNG; this is encoded by the coding sequence ATGACTGCAATTTTAGAGAGACGCGAAAGCGAAAGCCTATGGGGTCGCTTCTGTAACTGGATAACTAGCACTGAAAACCGTCTTTACATCGGATGGTTTGGTGTTTTGATGATCCCTACCTTATTGACCGCAACTTCTGTATTTATTATCGCCTTCATTGCTGCTCCTCCAGTAGATATTGATGGTATTCGTGAACCTGTTTCTGGATCTCTACTTTACGGAAACAATATTATTTCTGGTGCCATTATTCCTACTTCTGCAGCTATAGGTTTGCACTTTTACCCGATCTGGGAAGCGGCATCTGTTGATGAATGGTTATACAATGGCGGTCCTTATGAGTTAATTGTTTTACACTTCTTACTTGGTGTAGCTTGTTACATGGGTCGTGAGTGGGAACTTAGTTTCCGTCTGGGTATGCGCCCTTGGATCGCTGTTGCATATTCAGCTCCTGTTGCAGCTGCTACCGCTGTTTTCTTGATCTATCCAATTGGTCAAGGAAGTTTTTCTGATGGTATGCCCCTAGGAATCTCTGGTACTTTCAACTTCATGATTGTATTCCAGGCTGAACACAACATCCTTATGCATCCGTTTCACATGTTAGGCGTAGCTGGTGTATTCGGCGGCTCCCTATTCAGTGCTATGCATGGTTCCTTGGTAACCTCTAGTTTGATCAGGGAAACCACAGAAAATGAATCTGCTAATGAAGGTTACAGATTCGGTCAAGAGGAAGAAACTTATAATATCGTAGCTGCTCATGGTTATTTTGGCCGATTGATCTTCCAATATGCTAGTTTCAACAATTCTCGTTCTTTACATTTCTTCTTAGCTGCTTGGCCTGTAGTAGGTATCTGGTTCACCGCTTTAGGTATTAGCACTATGGCTTTCAACCTAAACGGTTTCAATTTTAACCAATCCGTAGTTGATAGTCAAGGTCGTGTAATTAATACCTGGGCTGATATTATTAACCGTGCTAACCTTGGTATGGAAGTTATGCATGAACGTAATGCTCATAACTTCCCTCTAGACCTAGCTGCTATTGAAGCTCCATCTACAAATGGATAA
- the LOC128288521 gene encoding protein TIC 214-like, producing the protein MYMESSKSSYNNPEIEKKKGRLMMILKSFIPGNLISLYMTIINSVVMVGLYYGFLTTLSIGPSYIFLLRARFMEEGEEGTEKRVSATTGFIAGQLMMFISIYYVPLHLALGKPHTITVLALPYLLFHFFWNNHKDFFDHRRPTRNSMRNLSIQCVFLNNLIIQLFNHFILPSSMLARLVNIYMFRCNNNMLFVTSSFVGWLIGHILLMKWVGLVLVWIQQNNLIRSNVLIRSNKYLVSEFRNSMARIFSILLFITCVYYLGRIPSPILTKKLKGISEPEEVGESEEERNIEIETISEGGGANQKQGTEENTSSSLFSEEEVDPSKIDETEKLRVTGKKKKK; encoded by the coding sequence atgtatatggaaagttcaaaatcatcatataataatccagaaatagaaaagaaaaaagggaggttaatgatgattttaaaatcttttatacCAGGGAATCTAATATCCTTATACATGACGATAATCAATTCGGTCGTTATGGTCGGACTCTATTATGGATTTCTGACCACACTATCCATAGGTCCCTCTTATATCTTCCTTCTACGAGCTCGGTTTATGGAAGAAGGAGAAGAAGGAACCGAGAAGAGAGTATCAGCAACAACTGGGTTTATTGCAGGCCAGCTCATGATGTTCATATCAATCTACTATGTACCTCTGCATTTAGCATTGGGTAAACCTCATACAATAACTGTCCTAGCTCTACCGTATCTTTTGTTTCATTTCTTCTGGAACAATCACAAAGACTTTTTTGATCATAGACGTCCTACCAGAAATTCAATGCGTAATCTTAGCATTCAATGTGTATTcctgaataatctcattattcaatTATTCAACCATTTCATTTTACCAAGTTCAATGTTAGCCAGATTAGTCAACATCTATATGTTTCGATGCAACAACAATATGTTATTTGTAACAAGTAGTTTTGTTGGTTGGTTAATTGGTCATATTTTATTGATGAAATGGGTTGGGTTGGTATTAGTCTGGATacaacaaaataatttaattaggtCTAATGTACTTATTCGATCTAATAAGTATCTTGTATCAGAATTTAGAAATTCTATGGCTCGAATCTTTAGTATTCTGTTATTTATTACCTGTGTTTACTATTTAGGCAGAATACCGTCACCCATTCTAACTAAGAAACTGAAAGGAATTTCCGAACCGGAAGAAGTGGGGGAAAGTGAGGAAGAAAGAAACATAGAAATAGAAACTATTTCCGAGGGGGGAGGGGCTAACCAGAAACAGGGGACCGAAGAAAATACTTCTTCTTCCCTTTTTTCGGAGGAAGAGGTGGATCCGAGCAAAATCGACGAAACAGAAAAGCTACGAGTGactggaaagaaaaaaaaaaaataa
- the LOC128288522 gene encoding protein TIC 214-like — protein sequence MIHKSSLQIQSMAWTNYSLTEKKIKDLTKRTNTIKNQIQKILIIKDKKNEFLTQEINSSSNKISYQDKILESSKKFWQIVKRRNIRLIRKFYFFINFFIEKIYMDILLYIINIPRTNTQLFLESTKKMIENFIHNNEANQERINKTTKNTTHFISTIKTSLSSLSNISIRNKNEKAFCDLSSLSQAYVFYKLSQTQVISFYKFKPILQYHGTSLFLKNEIKDYFEERGVSHSRLRHHYGLRQKIVWHSGMNEWKNWLRSRYQYDLVQNRWLKLGPGQWRNRVNQHYLAQNKHLTKWDSDEKERLIHYEKK from the coding sequence ATGATTCACAAATCATCCCTTCAAATTCAATCTATGGCGTGGACAAATTATTCATTAaccgaaaaaaaaataaaagatctgACTAAGAGAACAAACACAATCAAAAATCAAATACAAAAAATTCTAATTATAAAAGACAAGAAAAACGAATTTCTAACTCAAGAAATAAATAGTAGTTCTAACAAAATAAGTTATCAGGATAAAATATTAGAATCATCAAAAAAATTTTGGCAAATAGTAAAAAGAAGAAATATTCGATTAATCCggaaattctatttttttataaattttttcattGAAAAGATATACATGGATATTCTTCTATATATCATTAATATTCCAAGAACCAATACCCAACTTTTTCTTGAATCAACAAAAAAAATGATTGAGAACTTCATTCACAATAATGAAGCAAATCAAGAAAGAAttaataaaacaactaaaaatacAACTCATTTTATTTCAACTATAAAAACCTCACTTTCTTCACTTTCTAATATTAGTattagaaataaaaatgaaaaagctTTTTGTGACTTATCCTCCCTCTCACAAGCAtatgtattttacaaattatcACAAACCCAAGTTATTAGTTTTTATAAATTCAAACCTATCCTTCAATATCATGGAACATCTCTTTttcttaaaaatgaaataaaagattATTTTGAAGAACGGGGAGTATCTCATTCCAGATTAAGACATCATTATGGGTTAAGACAGAAAATTGTTTGGCATTCTGGAATGAATGAATGGAAAAACTGGTTAAGGAGTCGTTATCAATACGATTTAGTTCAGAATAGATGGCTAAAATTAGGACCAGGACAATGGCGAAATAGAGTCAATCAACACTATCTGGCTCAAAATAAACATTTAACAAAATGGGATTCAgatgaaaaagaaagattaattcattacgaaaaaaaatga